caaATGTCTCAAAGAACTTATTTGCATTtccattaacaaaatataaaattgtttaataaAGTAATGAAACATATAGGTTTAATGTGTAAAATTGGTACACTGTCACTATCTTTGTACTTGATATATATTTAACAAAGTTATAAAATTGGAGTAATTATAACATGTATCCCagttaaaaaagttattagagatgtacttaaattttttttatgataattatatcatgaaaaattattagAGATAATTATTCATACTtgatattaatttgattaaaataaagaaaaataaatatctattgtatattgaatcaaaataaattaaatcacaaTTTTGGAAACGAAAAGAgttactaattattatttttaaaacatattattaattatcatgaaaattttcaataattttttaatattaatttatgataCACTATTTATAAAAGTGCTACACCCAAAAATGCACTTGAATCTATTGTATGTGTTAAAACTCTTGGAGCTAGTTTCTGTCTTttgtgtaaaaataaaataaaattgtgcaggttaaaaaatacagaaaatgcaaaataaaaatatggagAGACAAGGCTGCAGTGCAGTGACTACATAAGACTGATTGAAGTGGAAACAATAGTACCATGTCTTCACAAATAATTGTGTTAAATATGCCAGCCAACCATTTCTGTTTTGGaatttcaatttcattatttgttttttttaactctcaaaattcttagaaaaataaaactctAATAATTCAAAGTtcatttaacataaaataaaatttaattaaaaattgtttcaaaataaaactcGAGTTCTACCTATCAATTTAATTGTTTCTGAACCTAGAGGAAGCCTGTAATTCTATATTTGCTTTTCCAAAAGAAAGCACAAAATTTTGGATGACATATGGAAAGTGACATGCACATGTGCTTTCCTTGCTCTACCACTGTGTCATTAAACTAAGTTTGATATCCAGATATTGCTATTGTTAAAGGTTAAATAAGTCAATTATTAGTGGGATATATAgattaaattatcattataatatatttaaatttagaaaaagtatgttaatataaaatattacatatatGTCACTAAGtttaaatataacattaatatgGCCATAATATAATAGTTAGAACAGGAACCAAATCTCACGCAATTAATTGGAGTAAACTCTaacaatgtttttatatttctaataagaaaaatacaaagtaaaaaaaaaaaaaaaaaaagagttacaCCCAAATTTTACACATATAgaacatattttgttttttcatttcCTATGACTAATCTTGCAtgttaaaactaatatttttgtcaaCTAACTCAAGAATACCAATATCATGATTATCATCTTCAATGGCTATATTCAAATCCAAAGATAGATTTTGAGTATTTTNNNNNNNNNNNNNNNNNNNNNNNNNNNNNNNNNNNNNNNNNNNNNNNNNNNNNNNNNNNNNNNNNNNNNNNNNNNNNNNNNNNNNNNNNNNNNNNNNNNNNNNNNNNNNNNNNNNNNNNNNNNNNNNNNNNNTTCCCTTTGTTTTCATGAGATTTTGACACTGAACTGAAGCTTTCACAGCTGAAAATGACAATGGCATCCTTAAGAGGAACAGATTCACCACAAGGAAGTGTTATATTTCCACTTTGAATTGCTTTCTTGATACCCTTTTGAGAAAAGTTATCAACTTGCTCCAAATCTTCCATCAAGAACACTCTATGTGGATTCTCATTCACTGCTTCCCCAAACCTCTGCAAATAACTGCTTCCAAATTCATATCTTGGTCTCTTCCTTTTGGATTTTTCATCATCATTGGAATTTTCATTTCCTAAAGAAGAGAAATTGCTCATTCCAATTGTCATAAAGTTACTATAAGATCCAAAAATAACTTTAGCTAGCTCCTTTGAGATATTCTCTTTGGCTTGTGAATCCACACCAAGAAAGTACAACCAAGTTTCTTGCTTATGATGATGATTTTCTCTTTTGATCAAGTTgttgttatttctttttctcattCCTGATCTACAAAAAAGGACAGTACTTGCAATCTCTTGAATGTTTTGTTTGTGTTGTGGAACCTTGTTCTCCAAGGCATCACATAGAATCTTGAGATTCTCAGCATTATGTTCTTTGAACATTTCAGTGCTTTCTAAACCATCCACTTCTTCACTTGAAGAAGCTGAGTTAGGACTAGAGTTAGGATTTGACAAAAGATCTGGTTTTGGAACATTTCTATTTGGCATGAACATTATCAAGTTACCATCACAGCAATCATCCTCACCAGTACTTTCAGTGTATAATAACTCACATTCTTTTGGTACTTTTTCTTGTTCAGAAATGATAATAGGCCAATTTAGGTGATTTTGTTGGAAATTGGATTTTCTTTCAAGTGATGAAACTGAAGTTGGTGATGAAGGGGAtgataaaacaaacaaatcttGTTTGTCAAGAAAATTGGAAGGGTGTTTGTGGACTGATTTGCATATTGAGTTCCATTTCTTGCAAAGATCCTTAATCCTTGCATTTTCCtgtttcataaatttaaaaaatataagaaaaataattttttgcctatgtataattaatttttctaaaacaagTGTGACTATATTATGATACAAACCTCATCTTCCATTATATGACTTTTTTCTTCCTTAAGCCATGTTGGTAAGCTAGAAGTGCATGCTTTCTTGCTCATATTGTTAGTCATGTTATGAgcttcattttcaaattttattgagCAATCCTTACAACAAGTTAGATGCTTTCTAACTCCTATTTTATCTTCAAAAGGAATGTCCTTGAATAGTACCATGCTTCTCTCCTTTGCTTGAAAATCACTATAAatattgtaaaacaaaaaactcaataagaaaaggaaaaagaagaaagcaTCTTAAAAGAATAATATAGAAAAGAGAGAATTAAACTACCTGTCAAAGTTCAAACTTAGGCTAAGGCTTCCAACAGGAATAGTGAAAGGATGAAGCTCCCAAATAGTTTCTAGGGAAGGGTGACCTATTTTACACTTCATGtaagttttaaaatttgcaATCCCCATAAGCCACAATCTACTATTCTCTCCACTTCCACTCACCAATTTTTTAAGCTCAATCACCATATGCTCAACAGAACAATAGTAATTTGATTTTGTATCACGATGACTTGACCAAAATTCAAACAACCATTTGAGATCACCTAAGTAAAGAATAACACCTCTTCCTGTATAGCTTTTCACAAGACTCCTAACTTCCACAAGTTTCTGTTCAACTTCCTCTTTGCTTATATTCCTAAAGCATATAACAGGAAGACTCACAATTTGCACATATCTTAACTCACAAGGAACATTACCTACTTCAAACCTTTCCATCACTCCCTTAACTACTCCCTCAGCATTGACAACACTCTCTCCCACAACAACTGTGTTTCTTCTCCTATTCACTAACTCATTCAAAAAACTAGTTACATCATCATTGTTAGCACATTCTATAGGCTTATTGAATGAACCACCAACTTGGCCAAAAGGTCTAGATGGATTCATAGTGTTAAGACCAAGAATATGAGGCTTAATGATAATTTCTTTGGAATTGGAATGGCTTCTATGATGATGAATATCAGAAGCTTTTTGTGAAGAAACTTCATTTGGAACAGCCTGTTCAAGTTCAACTCTTGTTTTCACAAGAGTACTAGAGAAACCAGCTTCTCTCATAACTCTACTAACACTTGGATCATCAAGGATTGAGATTATGAGCTGTTCAACTTCAATCTTCAAAGCAAGAACATGTTGCTGCTGCTGATTTTCGACCGTTCCGCGGCGTTGATGAGCCTGAGCACGTTTAAAAGCTGCAACCAATGCATTGGAAAGTGAAGGAGTTGAATATTGAGTACCTATTAAAAGTGGACTTGTTGTGGAAGCTTGTAAACGGTTTAATGCAACATTGAAACAAAGCTCAAGAGCTTTACATTGAAGAGGGTGTGAGTGAAACTGAAGACAAGCTTTTTTTAAAAGTCCAGTTGAATTTGCAAGCATAGCACTAGCAACATGTAATGGAGTCACTTGTGCATGACCCCTTCTTGTTGCTAGATTCACAGCTTGTTTAACAACAGTTGCAGCCTCTTGTGTAAGAGCTTGTAGCTGTATACTGCAAATTCCTCCTCTCATGATTTTCTCAACTATAGTATCTATCTATGAATAAAATTTGAAAGAGATGTTATTATATAAAGTATAGAAAGAGAGAGTACAAAACAAAGGCTAGTACTAGATTATGTTTGGTTTGGTACACTTAGAGGAAGGAATGCAAGATATAGATATAATGTATGAATTTTGTGCCTTTCTTGTCAGGGAGGTAAATTTTGGCTTTTTATATGAAAGTGGTTTTGGCTGTGATATGAAACTTTCACTCTCTTTATTGTTACATGCAAAGGTATGTGGATTACCAAAAGCTTCTGCTCATGATATTGTGTgaagtataaaatatatagcaaaaaagaaaaaaaagtaaggACTATATAGCTTTAAACATTATGAATGGAATAAATCACTTTTGTTAAGAATAAGCTCAAGTTAAAACTAGTTGATGATggaaagagagaaaaagaaaagtgaGAAAAAGAGAAAGTGGATAAAAGggtcattaattaattaagcaAACAAAGAAGTAGAGGACTGTCTGTCTGGTTGAATAGACACTATAGGCTTTATCTTTTTTTGAGGAGAAGAGAGggaatgaataataataataataataataacaataatgcTTTGAATGATTGATGGAATAATGAGAAGAATGAATCACAAAACTACAAATAAAACAGATTGcatgaaaatcaattttgtttcttaaaatATGTCACTTTGTCTATATCTTATAATTATTCAATTGCAAAAAGTTGGCTTTCTTCAACATTTTAATGAGTCTAAATCATGGTTTTCTGTTGCCTGAcataattttagaaataagatgacataatataaaagataaagatGGATGATAtactatattcattttttttattttttttattttagtttagaATAGTGAAGGGAAGCaacttattaaaaatatgtcagtCTTTATGGGGCTTCCAAACAGAAAATTAATTGTATGATTGGcaatgtatagttttttggcataaatattttttttaatcgttaattttgtttttaaaataaattaaatttatttcttatgATTATGAATCAAACTCGGTAGTTCGAAATTTATAACACATTGTACTTGAACACAACGCTAAATATACACCAAATCTAAATTGTTGTGAATTTGTtgaaatatcaatttttgttgtgaaatttcGATGAAACACAGTAATTTGAGTCTATTAGATTAAAAGACAAAGAAGTTACCACttacatattttcttttgatggTCTGAGTCTAAAACATTTATAGCATTGTTGAGTCtgaaatcattaaaatatagcATGAGTACTAGCAAAGAACAATCAAAGGGACATAAAGGATCATAAAACTGGCACTCATAGATTCTTTGCACGGAAAAACAAATCTTATAAAATAGTATCATAGtacaacaaaatagaaaatcctgaaaggaaataaaaaaacatcacCCGACCCAAAGACATAGGAACATAATTAACATCAACTACAGACAGCAACATATagccaatattttttttcaatcataGAGCAATGACACTATATATGATTGATATCTTAGGCCTCCTAGAGAATTGGAccatatttgtttgaaagtTCAATCACCTctgtttaattataattaaggTTTGAATTGCCAATTTCATTCAAGATTTTGTTTCATGTAATATTTATTCCTTATATTATAGTATTATTGGTAATTTCTCATTGCATAGATGAATATTATAATGAGAGAATGATGCATAATTACCTCCCCAGCTTGAAGTCTATGGTCAAGTCAAGTCATGGTCTCATGGAGGCCAGTCTAGCTACGGTTCAATCTATTAATATTCCTTTCAATATTCTTTATCCATCAATTGATAGAATTTGGTCACTTGAATAAGTGAATTTGACTTGACTGTACTCTATGATGAAAAGAATAATGTGAATCACTCTCTTCAATATATAATGGACAACACATtcatttcaaaaatcaaaacccAAGTTAGCATTTTCCTTGCATGGTGGTACTccttttgaaattaattataaccaaaaaattaattaaattatgcaTGTTAAGAGAGTTGATCGAGTTTAATCTATGCAATttcaatgaaatatatatagttt
The genomic region above belongs to Cicer arietinum cultivar CDC Frontier isolate Library 1 chromosome 4, Cicar.CDCFrontier_v2.0, whole genome shotgun sequence and contains:
- the LOC101493943 gene encoding protein SMAX1-LIKE 3-like — encoded protein: MRGGICSIQLQALTQEAATVVKQAVNLATRRGHAQVTPLHVASAMLANSTGLLKKACLQFHSHPLQCKALELCFNVALNRLQASTTSPLLIGTQYSTPSLSNALVAAFKRAQAHQRRGTVENQQQQHVLALKIEVEQLIISILDDPSVSRVMREAGFSSTLVKTRVELEQAVPNEVSSQKASDIHHHRSHSNSKEIIIKPHILGLNTMNPSRPFGQVGGSFNKPIECANNDDVTSFLNELVNRRRNTVVVGESVVNAEGVVKGVMERFEVGNVPCELRYVQIVSLPVICFRNISKEEVEQKLVEVRSLVKSYTGRGVILYLGDLKWLFEFWSSHRDTKSNYYCSVEHMVIELKKLVSGSGENSRLWLMGIANFKTYMKCKIGHPSLETIWELHPFTIPVGSLSLSLNFDSDFQAKERSMVLFKDIPFEDKIGVRKHLTCCKDCSIKFENEAHNMTNNMSKKACTSSLPTWLKEEKSHIMEDEENARIKDLCKKWNSICKSVHKHPSNFLDKQDLFVLSSPSSPTSVSSLERKSNFQQNHLNWPIIISEQEKVPKECELLYTESTGEDDCCDGNLIMFMPNRNVPKPDLLSNPNSSPNSASSSEEVDGLESTEMFKEHNAENLKILCDALENKVPQHKQNIQEIASTVLFCRSGMRKRNNNNLIKRENHHHKQETWLYFLGVDSQAKENISKELAKVIFGSYSNFMTIGMSNFSSLGNENSNDDEKSKRKRPRYEFGSSYLQRFGEAVNENPHRVFLMEDLEQVDNFSQKGIKKAIQSGNITLPCGESVPLKDAIVIFSCESFSSVSKSHENKGKNTQNLSLDLNIAIEDDNHDIGILELVDKNISFNMQD